The DNA segment GGGATAAAGTGCATAAGCCCAGCGCCGCATGGCCGGGGGCGAGGCGCCTTGGGCATGGCGCAACAAGACCAATCCGGCCAATGGCGCAATCAGGCAGGTGGCCAACCCGAGCATCGCGACGAGATTGCCGCTATTGAGTAAGACCTGCCATTGATTGGCAGCTACACACACCAACCCCGGCAACACGCTGAAATACCAGGGGCGACTAAACACCAACAACATCGCCAGCGGCAGCAATACACCAAAAAAGCCGAACATCAGTTGCGCCGAGAACACAGCGCCGGCCAGCAGGGCAATCAGCGCCAATCCGCGGTCAAAAAGCGTCTTTTGCTGCCATCCTCGGGCAACCAGCAAACCCAGCGCCAGGGTCGGCAGCACATTCAATGTATCGGCATTGTCGATAAACAGCCGATACGGCACCTCGCTGATCACGCTGAACAGCAGCAGCCACCCCAGGTAACGCCATTGCCCGGTGACGGGTGCATCACGGACCCGCTGCAAATTGGCCGCAATCGCCAGGCAAAACCACGGGAACGCCAGGCGCCCCGGCACGTACAGGCCATCGAGGCTTAAACCGACATAGCGCAAGTGGTCCAGCACCATGCTCAATAGCGCCAGCCATTTGAGCAGGTCCAGCGCGCCATCGCGCTCGCGCTGTAAAGGAATCGTTTCAGTACCGTGCATAATTCCCCAGAGACTTTGCATTAACAGTGCGTGCGCGCGCCGGATATTCTTGGTTAAAGTGCGCACCAACATCGACCACAGGAACGGGCCATGACCGACAAGAGCCAACAATTTGCCAGTGACAACTATTCCGGTATCTGCCCGGAAGCCTGGGCCGCCATGGAGCTCGCCAACCAGGGCCATCAACGCGCCTATGGCGATGATGAATGGACCCACCGCGCCGCCGACGGTTTCCGCAAACTGTTCGAAACCGACTGTGAAGTGTTCTTCGCCTTCAACGGAACAGCGGCCAACTCCCTGGCCCTGTCTTCCTTGTGCCAGAGCTACCATAGCGTGATTTGCTCGGAAACCGCCCACGTCGAGACCGACGAATGCGGCGCGCCGGAGTTTTTCTCCAACGGCTCCAAGCTGCTCACCGCGCGCACCGAAAACGGCAAGCTGACCCCCGAATCCATCCGCGAGATCGCCCTCAAGCGCCAGGACATCCACTACCCCAAGCCCCGCGTCGTGACCCTGACCCAGGCCACCGAAGTGGGCAGCGTGTACACCCCGGATGAAATCCGCGCCATCAGCGCCACCTGCAAGGAACTGGGGCTGAACCTGCACATGGACGGCGCACGCTTCTCCAACGCCTGCGCCTTCCTCGGCTGCTCGCCTGCCGACCTGACCTGGAAAGCCGGTGTGGATGTGCTGTGTTTTGGCGGCACCAAAAACGGCATGGCGGTGGGTGAAGCGATCCTGTTCTTCAACCACAAGCTGGCGGAAGACTTCGATTACCGCTGCAAACAGGCCGGCCAACTGGCGTCGAAAATGCGCTTCCTTTCCGCCCCTTGGGTCGGCCTGCTGGAAAACGACGCCTGGCTCAAACATGCACGCCACGCCAACCACTGCGCCCAGTTGCTCAGCAGCCTGGTAGCGGATATTCCCGGCGTGGAATTGATGTTCCCGGTGCAGGCCAACGGCGTGTTCCTGCAACTCTCGGAACCGGCCATCGCGGCGCTGACGGCCAAGGGCTGGCGCTTCTACACCTTCATCGGCAAGGGCGGTGCGCGCTTCATGTGTGCGTGGGATACCGAGGAAGAACGGGTGCGTGAACTGGCAGCGGATATTCGTGAGGTGATGGGCGCCTGATCTCATGCGGCTTGCCGGTGTGGGCCTGATACTGGCGGAATGCCGAGACTATTTTTTGATATTTCTGACAGCACCCAGCCTGCTCTTCATGGGCTAGCCTCCTGGAACCCGCAAGGAAAGGCCACTGCAAAGGCCACCTTGCGGGCCACACTGCCTGCCGAACTATCGGCCGGAAACGGAAATCCAGCAGAGGACTGCACCATGGAAAATCAAACCTTCGGCAACATCCTGCAAAGCGATACCCAACTCTCGACCACCCTCGTCGGCTGGGATGAATTCCGCAAACTGGCGAAGGTCGGTGACATCATCCAGGAACCTGGCCAGACCTTGAGAATCACCGAAAAAGTCTTCGAACCGACAGCTTCAGGCGAGCAATTCGCGATTCATATCTACGCCCGCTAACTTCCTGATCGTTCCCACGCTCTGCGTGGGAACGCCTCCCAGGACGCTCTGCGTCCCCTCAAGGATGAGCCTATGGGTAGAAGCCGCTACGTCATCACCGAACCCGAAAAACCACACTTCCTGACATGTACCGTCATGGAGTGGCTACCACTGTTCACCCGTGACTACCTCGTCAGTCATCTTCTGGATTGTTGGCGATATCAACAAAACCACCACGCCCTCAACCTTTATGGCTACGTCGTCCTGGAAAACCACCTGCACTTCGTCGCTCAGGCGCCTGACCTGAGCAAATGCGTCAGCCAATTCAAATCCTTCACCGCTCGAACCATCATCGATGACCTGCACAGCAAAGGCGCTGAACGGGTATTACAACGTCTGCGCTTTTGCAGACGTGCACACAAGGTAGATCGGGTGTATCAACTCTGGCAGGAAGGCTCACATGCCGAGCTGGTATACAGCGAGGCGGTGATGCGCCAGAAGCTTGATTACATCCACCACAACCCAGTGAAGCGGGGTTATGTGGACCTTGCTGAACACTGGAGGTACTCCAGTGCTCGCAACTATTTGGGCATGGAGGGGTTGATCGACATCCAGCGCTGGTCTTGAAGATCGTTCCCACGCTCTGCGTGGGAACGCAGCCTGTGACGCTACGCGTCACATCGCACACAAGGGACGCGGAGCGTCCCGGGAGGCATTCCCACGCGGAGCGTGGGAACGATCAGGGGGGGGTATTAGAACTCGATCCGCACATCACCCTTCGGCACGCTGCAGCACGACAGGATGTAGCCTTCGGCTTCGTCTTCCTCGGTAATCCCGCCGTTGTGCTCCATCTCCACTTCCCCACCCAGTTTCATCACCTTGCATGTGCCGCATATGCCCATGCCGCAGGCCTTGGGAATCAGCAGGCCCAGCTTGGCAGCTGCCGCATGCACGGTTTCCCCGGGTGCCACACGAATGCTTTTGCCTGACGAGATAAATTCCACCTGGTGCAGATCCGCCAGGTCGATTTCCGGCGCATCGGCGGCCTGTTCGGCTTGTTCCACAGCATCGGCCCGCGCCTCCGGTGGCGTGGCGCCGAAGGATTCCTCGTGGTAACGGCTCATGTCGAAGCCATTGGCTTCCAGCAGGCGCTTGACCGCGTTCATATAGGGCGTAGGGCCGCAGCAGAACACTTCGCGCTCAAGGAAGTCCGGCACCATCAGTTCGAGCATTTTCTGGTTGAGGTAACCCCGATAACCGGCCCACGGCTCGCCCAGGCCATGTTTCTCACAGATCAGGTGCAGGCTGAAGTTGTCGATGCGCGACGCCATATGCTCCAGCTCGCGGTGGTAGATGATGTCTTTCGGCGAGCGGGCACTGTGCACAAACACCATGTCGACATTGGCGTTGGTGTCGTAATACCAGCGCGCCATGGACATCACCGGTGTGATACCCACGCCGCCGCTGAGGTACAGCACCTTGGGGTTGCTGAAGTCGATGGCATTGAACAGCCCGACCGGCCCGTGTACCGCCAGCTCCTGGCCTTCGTGCAGGGTGTCGTGCAACCAGTTGGAGACCTTGCCACCCGGCACGCGCTTGATCGTCACCGAGAAGCTGTAGGGCACCGATGGCGAGCTGGAAATGGTGTACGAGCGCATGATCGGCTGGCCGTCGATCTCCAGTTCCAGGGTGACGAACTGCCCCGGCTTGAAAAAGAACAGGATCGGCTGGTCGGCCATAAAGCAGAAGGTGCGCACATCCCAGGTTTCCTGGATGACTTTGACGCAACGGACGATGTGCCGACCATTGGCCCAGGTCTGGGTGGTGACAGGATTCAGGAAGCTGTTGGACATGCTGTTCTCCACGGCCGTAGTTCGGCTTGATGCTGGCGATTCTGCGTAACGCCGCGACCTGCCATTTACCTATCTGCGACATTCGCATACTTATCGCGACCAGCCCCCATACCACTGGGGTTGCGCGTCGGGAACAGAGTGGGCCATGTCGTTAATGGATAAGGTTGCGGGCAGCACCGGGCCCACACTCGCAGCCAACAACGACGCTTTCTTTACGCCTTGCTGCAAACCTGATCAGCCACTTATCGCGGCCACACAGAATGGCCTTGAGGACACACATAATGGACGTCACCGCAACCTTGAGCTTGGGCGATCCGCTGGAACCCGCACGCAAGGCCACCGCGCAAATGCTGCAAGAGCGCGAGCGCACTTTTTCGCTGCCCCAGCCGTTTTACTCTGACCAGCGGCTGTTCGATATCGACATGCAGGAGATCTTCCAGAAGGAATGGTTGATCGCCGGCATGACCTGCGAAATCCCGGCCAAGGGCAACTACCTGACCCTGCAGATCGGCAAGAACCCGATCATCGTGATTCGTGGCGCCGAAGGCGTGGTGCATGCCTTCCACAACGTCTGCCGCCATCGCGGCTCGCGCCTGTGCACCAGCGACAAGGGCAAGGTCGCCAAACTGGTGTGCCATTACCACCAGTGGACCTACGAACTGGACGGGCGCCTGCTGTTCGCCGGCACCGAGATGGGCGCCGACTTCGACATGAAGCAGTACGGCCTCAAACCGGTGAACGTGAAGACCGCCGGCGGCTACATCTTTATCAGCCTGGCCGAGAACCCGCCGGCCATTGATGACTTTTTGTCGACGCTGAACCATTACATGGAACCCTACGACATGGAAAACACCAAGGTGGCGATCCAGACCACCTTGTTCGAAAAAGCCAACTGGAAACTGGTGCTGGAAAACAACCGCGAGTGCTACCACTGCAACGCCTCCCACCCCGAGTTGCTGAAAACCCTGCTGGAATGGGACGACGTCACCGACCCACGGGCTGACCAGGCGTTCAAGGACCACGTCGCCGCTTCAGCCGCCGCCTGGGACGCCGAGAAGATCCCTTACGCCCACGCCAGCTTCGGCCTGCGCAACCGCATCGTGCGCATGCCGCTGCTCAAGGGCACCGTGTCGATGACCCTGGATGGCAAGCAGGGCTGCAAGAAACTGATGGGCCGCATCAAGAACCCCGACCTCGGCTCGATGCGCATCCTGCACCTGCCGCACTCGTGGAACCACTGCATGGGCGATCACATCATCGTCTTCACGGTATGGCCGATCAGCGCCCAGGAAACCATGGTCACCACCAAGTGGCTGGTGCACAAGGACGCTGTGGAAGGGGTGGACTACGACGTCGAGCGCATGCGCCAAGTGTGGGACGCGACCAACGACCAGGACCGGCGCCTGGCCGAGGAGAACCAGCGCGGGATCAACTCCACCGCTTACCAGCCGGGGCCGTACTCCAAGACCTATGAGTTTGGCGTGGTGAACTTTGTGGACTGGTACAGCGAGCGCATGCTGAACAACCTGGGGGCGGCACCGGCGCCGTACCTCAAAGGTGTCGCCGCACACGAGTAACTGACGCACCAGAGATCAAAAATGTGGGAGCAAGTCCGCTCCCACATTTGGATACTCATCTGTTCATAAATTGACCATCACCACTCCAGCCCGCTACTACCCTGCCCTCCAGCCATCGCCCAACAACTTATCCACAAACCCACCCACAGCAATTGTGGGCAACTGCCCTGTTCCCTCAAAATAAAACCAAGAAAATCCGTGACTTATTCAAAGCAGCGGGTTTTATCCAACATTGATCAGTTTTTAACCAGAAGCTCACAAGCCACGTTCTATATGGCCTGCAGAGGAACGCAAACACCTTATCCACAGAAGCGCCAACAGACTTTGGGGGCAACTTTACCCCTTCTGTGGAAAACCGCCGGCAACCGAGCAAAATCGAGGCTTTACGCGCGTAGATCGGTTGAAACAGCGACATTGATCATTTTTCAACCAACTTACTACAAGCCTTTATCCCTATGGCTTACAGCGGATAGCGAACATCTTATCCACAGAAGCACCAACAGACTTTGGGGGCAACTCTGAACCAGGCTATTTCCTTATCCACAGAAAAAGCCGAGCAAAAACCGTCGCTTAGGTTGGTTGTTTTTCGTACAGAGGGCTGCAGGGCTTGATTTCACTGGGGTGTGGACAACCGCGAACAGGTTATCCACAGGTGAACCAACAGGGATTGTGGGTAACCCCCAGTCGAGGGCTACGGGTACTGCATCAAGTAAGCTTTGCCGGTGACACCTAGCATCGGGTGCGGGGTTATCTGGCAACTGTCGACAATCCGAAAGCCATGGCGCTCATAGAACCTCAGGGCACCGGTATTGGCCGCATAGTCAATCAGGCTCAAGCCGATAAGCCCAAGGTGCTCGGCCCGCTGTCGGGCATGGTCGAGAAATTGCACGCCCAAGCCTTGGCCGCGCCAACCTTCGTGCAGCGCCAGGCTGGAAATATAAAGGGTATCGGGGATCTCCAGGTCCGCGTAGGGAGCAAGGACTGGATCGGTAACCGGCTCTGCATCCGGATCATGGCGCATGACATAACTGTGCATCATGCCCACCACCACGCCCTCTGATTCGGCGATCAGGCAATTTTCATAAGAGAAATCCACACCCGAGCGCGCATAACGGCTGGCGCCAACGTCCAGGAGTTCCTGGCCTGGCTCTGCGAGCTGGCTCCAGATGTAAGCCGCGGCTCCTTCTGAAGAGATCAGGAACAGACGCGCTATATCGCGGGCATCGGCGGGCACTGCCGCGCGGAATTTGACGGGCATGGGGCTGGATCCTTTGGCTGAAAATTTATTTATTTAAGCTCACACCCAGGCACTGGCAAAGGCTGGCATCGCGGTATGTATGTGCGATTATTTCAGCCCTAGCGAACCACACCCTCCTCAATCAGCAGCTTGAGAATTGCCTCAGCGCCCGCCTCAGGGCTTACCCCCTTCAGCACCTGCCCACCTCCGCCGCTGGCCTTGGCCGTGGCGGCCTTCATGCGGTCGGCGCCGCTCTTGGCCTTGATCACCTTGAGCCGCTTGGGCCGAGGCTTGGCCGGTTGCAGCACGGCGCCTGTGAATAACTCATCGTCCACCACCGCCACGTCGTGCTCCTGCAGCACGCCACGCTGGGCCGGGCCGTAGGCGCTTTGCCGCGGCTTGGGCCCGGCGTTATCCACCGTGGCCAGAAACGGCAGGCGCACTTTCAGGCGTCGCCGCTGACCACGAGGCAGCGCTTGCAGTACCTGGGCTACGCCGCTGTCGATGGACTCCACCTGAGCCAGGCCGACAATCAGCGGCCAGCCCAGTTGCTCGGCCAGCAGGAACGGCAACATCCCCGAGCCCTCGCCCGTTTCGGCCTGGCTGCCGGTAAGCACCACCTGCGCACCAGTGTCCCGCAGGTAGTCGCCGAGCACTGGCAGGGCATCGGCGCCGGCCGGTTGTTCCAGCACGTGTAACTGCGCCAGCCCCATGCCCAGGTAAGCACGCAGGGTCGGCTCGGCGATATCGCCGGCATGCAGCACTTGCAGGTTATCCCCAGCCAGTTGCAACCCCAGCTCGACGGCACGCGCATCCTGTTCGGCGCGGCGTGGCCGGCCGGAGGTCGGGTGGGCGCCTATGGATACCAGGCTGATTACATGGGTGGTCATGGCCATATCCTTTGTTTAAGCCGCATCGCGCTTGGCGCCGTTACGGTGGGCCTGGACCGCAGCAATCAAGGCCCGGAGAATGTCGCCGCTGTCGCCGATCACCGACAGGTCGGCGCGCTTGATCATGTCGCAACCCGGATCGAGGTTGATCGCCACCACCTTGTCGCAGGCACCGATGCCTTGCAGGTGCTGGATCGCCCCGGAAATCCCGACCGCCACATACACCCGGGCGGTGACCCAGATACCACTGGCACCCACCTGGCGATCACGAGCCATGAAGCCATCATCCACCGCCACCCGCGACGCACCTTCGGTGGCGCCCAGGGCCGCGGCCGTCTGATGGAACAGGTCCCAGTCCTTGACCCCATTGCCACCGGAGAAAATAAACTCGGCCTCGGCCATGGGAATCGCACCGGGATCCACTGCCACCGCACCCAGATCCTCGATACGCGGCAAGCTGCGCGCCAGGGCTGTGGATAACTCCACCGGCAACACTTCATGGCGCGTTTCGCTGACTGGATCGGCACATTCCACCGCAGCGAGGATCAGCCGTGGCAGCGTGCGCGCCAGGTCTTCCTGGCCCGCGCCGGCACGGCCGATGCACTCATTACCCTTGATCTGCCACACCCGGGTGGCCGGGCGTTCCTTGAGGCTCGCGGCAAAGCGCCGCCCCAGTTCACCCCCGCCACTGCGGCTGTCGGGCAGCAGCCAATGACGCGGGCGGAACTGGTTATCCACAGCCCGCAGGCCATGGACCCGCTGCTCCGGTGAATAACCCTCGAATTCGTGGCCGTCGAGCACCAGCAGGCGATCCACGCCGGCCGTGTCGAAGGCACTTTCCTTATGTTCGCCAAACACCACTGCCAGCACCGCACCGTCGCTGCCGGCCAGTTGCCGCGCCAGGCCCAGCAAGTCGCGGTCGTGGCTGCTCAGGCGGCCGCCGACCATGTCCGGCACCACGTTGATGTAAAACGCCGGGGCTGGCACCTGGTGCAGCGGCAACTGCACTTGCGCCGCGGCCGTACGTTTGGTCGCACCGCCCTGCTGGGCGCCGCTGCGGTCGATCCGCTTGATGCCGTTGGGGCCGATAAAACCGATGCCATGCACATTTTTACGGATGATGCCGTTAGGCCCCATCCAGCTGTGCTGCTCCGGTTGCATCGCCGCATGCAGCGGGTGCAAGCGGTTGCGGGCGATCCATTCGGCCCGTGGGTCGCGGCGGATAATGTCGCTCATCAGTGGACCTCCGCTGGTACACGTGTGTTCTTGGCCGGTGCAGCCTCTTCGAGCAAGGCATCCGCCACCAACTCGGCAATGTCCTTGATCAGTGGGCGGGGCTCGACCACCCCTTCGAGCATCGCCGTGCACTGTGGGCAACCCACGGCTACCAGCTCGGCGCCGGTCTCGCGGATGTCTTCCATACGCATGTCGGGGATGCGCTGCTTGCCGGGAATATCAGTGATCGGCGCGCCGCCACCGCCACCGCAGCAACGGGAACGGAAACCCGAACGTTGCATCTCCTTGATCTCAATCCCCAGTGCCCGCAGCACTTGGCGCGGGGCCTCGTACTCACCGTTATAGCGCCCCAGATAGCACGGGTCGTGGTAGGTCACGCTGTTGCCCTTGTGCTGGCCCAGGTTCAGCAGGCCTGCGTCGATCAGCTCGGCCATGTAGGTGCTGTGGTGCTGCACCTGGTAGTTGCCGTCGAAGGCGCCGTATTCGTTTTTCAACACATGGAAGCTATGGGGATCGCAGGTCACGATGCGCTGGAAGCGGTACTTGGCCAGGGTCTGGATATTGCGCGCGGCCAGCAATTGGAACGTCGCCTCATCGCCCAGACGCCGGGCCACGTCGCCGCTGTCGCGCTCCTCCAGGCCCAGTACGGCGAAGTCTACCTTGGCCGCTTTCAGCACTTTGACGAAGGCGCGCAAAGTGCGCTGGTTGCGCATGTCGAAGGCGCCGTCGCCGACCCAGAACAGCACGTCGGTGGTTTGCTTGTCGCCGAGCAATGGCAGGTTCAAATCCGCCGCCCAGTTCATCCGCCCACCTGGGGCGAATCCGCCGGGGTTGTCGGTGGCGATCAGGTTCTCCAGGACTTCGGCGCCCTTGTTCGGCGTGGCACCTTTTTCCAGGGTCAGGTGGCGGCGCATATCAACGATGGCGTCTACGTGCTCGATCATCATCGGGCACTCTTCGACGCAGGCGCGGCAGGTGGTACACGACCACAATGTCTCGGCGTCCACCAGGCCATTGACGATCGGTTGGTGCGGATTGCCGCCGTGTTCGCCCACGGGCTTGCCGGGATACGGGCTGCCGGCGAACTTGGCATCAGTGCCGCCGGCCAGGCCGACCACCATGTCCTGGATCAGCTTTTTCGGGTTCAGCGGCTGGCCGGCGGCGAAGGCCGGGCACGCGGCTTCGCACTTGCCGCACTGCACACAGGCGTCAAAACCGAGCAGTTGGTTCCAGGTGAAATCCTTGGGTTTTTCCACGCCCAGGGGCGCGTTCTTGTCGGCCAGGTCCAGCGGCTTCAAGCCGGTGGAGCGGCCACCGCCAAAGCGTTCGGCGCGGCGGTGCCAGGCCAGGTGCAGTGCGCCGGCAAAGGCGTGTTTCATTGGCCCGCCCCAGGTCATGCCGAAGAACATTTCCGACACGCCCCACAGCACGCCCACACCGAGCAGCGCGGCCAACAGCCAGCCACCGAAGTCGGCAGGCAGGAGCCCGGCCACCGGCAACGTCACCAGGAAGAAGCTCACCGAAAACGCCATCAGGCTTTTCGGCAGGCGCATCCACGGGCCTTTGGACAGTCGCGACGGCGGGTTGCGCCGGCGCAGATAGACGAAGGTGGCGCCGACAAACATCAGCACCGATGCCAGCAGCAAGGCGTAGCCGAGGATACGGTTATGCAGGCCGAAGCCGTGCACCAGGATCGCCAGCAACGCCGACAGCACAAAGCCCAGGGCCGTGGCGACGTGGGTGTTGGCGATATATTTGTCGCGGGCGACCACGTGGTGCAGGTCGACCATATAGCGCTTGGGCATGGCCAGCAGGCCACCCAGCAAGTCGACCTTGGCGGCACGGCCACGGCGCCACATATTCACCCGGCGCAGGGCGCCGAGGACGGCGAGGCCCATCGCTGCGAACAAAAGAACAGGAAGCAAGGTGTTCAACATGGTGAAGCTCCCACATTTTTGACCGAGTCCACATTGGTTCGGTGTTGGGTCAGAAATCCTTGCACAGGCGCAGGGCGTCGTAGATCGCAGCGTGGGTATTGCGCTGGGCCACGCAGTCGCCGATGCGGAACAGCAAGTAGCCCTCCCCCGGCTCGCTCAGGCACGGTTGCGGCTTGATCGCGAACAGCGCCTCAACGTCCATCTGCCCCTTGTTGCGCGCCCCTTGCTTGAGGGCGTAGTAGATTTCTTCGTCCGGACGCACGCCGTTCTCCACCACCACCTGGTCCACCACCCGCTCTTCCTTGGCGCCGGTGTACTCGTTCTCCAGCACGGCGATGAGTTTGTCGCCCTCGCGGTAGACCTTCTCCAGCATCATGTCGCCGGTCATGATCACTTCCTTGGGGTACATGCTGCGGTAGTAGGTCGGGAATGACGTACCGCCGATGGCCACACCAGGCTTGATATCGTCAGTGACGATCTCGACCTGGCAGCCCTTGTCGGCCAAAAAGTCCGCCACCGACATGCCGGTGAATTCGCAGATGGTGTCGTACACCAGCACGTTCTTGCCCGGCGCCACCTTGCCGTCGAGCACGTCCCAACTGCTGACCACCAGGCCTTCTGCCGCGCCCCAGTGTTCGTTCTGCTCGAGGAACGGGTGCCCGCCCACGGCCAGCACCACCACATCGGGACGCAGGTCGAGGATGGTCGCGGCATCGGCCGCCACGCCCAGGCGCAGGTCGACGTTCAGCCGCGCCAGTTCCAGCTGGAACCAGCGGGTGATACCGGCGATCTGGTCGCGCTGCGGTGCCTTGGACGCCGTGGTGATCTGCCCGCCGATAAAGTCTTTTTTCTCCAACAGGGTCACGTCGTGGCCGCGCTCGGCAGCGACCCGCGCCGCTTCCATCCCGGCCGGGCCGGCACCGACCACCACCACTTTGCGCTTGGGCCCGGTGGATTTTTCGATGATGTGCGGCACGCCCATGTATTCACGGGAGGTCGCGGCATTCTGGATGCACAGCACGTCCAGGCCCTGGTACTGGCGGTCGATGCAATAGTTGGCGCCGACACACTGCTTGATCTGGTCGATCTGGCCCATTTTGATCTTGGCGATCAGGTGCGGGTCGGCCATATGCGCGCGGGTCATGCCGACCATGTCCACATAGCCGCCTTCGAGGATGCGCGTGGCCTGGTTCGGGTCCTT comes from the Pseudomonas shahriarae genome and includes:
- the gbcA gene encoding glycine-betaine demethylase subunit GbcA, translating into MDVTATLSLGDPLEPARKATAQMLQERERTFSLPQPFYSDQRLFDIDMQEIFQKEWLIAGMTCEIPAKGNYLTLQIGKNPIIVIRGAEGVVHAFHNVCRHRGSRLCTSDKGKVAKLVCHYHQWTYELDGRLLFAGTEMGADFDMKQYGLKPVNVKTAGGYIFISLAENPPAIDDFLSTLNHYMEPYDMENTKVAIQTTLFEKANWKLVLENNRECYHCNASHPELLKTLLEWDDVTDPRADQAFKDHVAASAAAWDAEKIPYAHASFGLRNRIVRMPLLKGTVSMTLDGKQGCKKLMGRIKNPDLGSMRILHLPHSWNHCMGDHIIVFTVWPISAQETMVTTKWLVHKDAVEGVDYDVERMRQVWDATNDQDRRLAEENQRGINSTAYQPGPYSKTYEFGVVNFVDWYSERMLNNLGAAPAPYLKGVAAHE
- a CDS encoding GNAT family N-acetyltransferase — its product is MPVKFRAAVPADARDIARLFLISSEGAAAYIWSQLAEPGQELLDVGASRYARSGVDFSYENCLIAESEGVVVGMMHSYVMRHDPDAEPVTDPVLAPYADLEIPDTLYISSLALHEGWRGQGLGVQFLDHARQRAEHLGLIGLSLIDYAANTGALRFYERHGFRIVDSCQITPHPMLGVTGKAYLMQYP
- the etfA gene encoding electron transfer flavoprotein subunit alpha — protein: MSDIIRRDPRAEWIARNRLHPLHAAMQPEQHSWMGPNGIIRKNVHGIGFIGPNGIKRIDRSGAQQGGATKRTAAAQVQLPLHQVPAPAFYINVVPDMVGGRLSSHDRDLLGLARQLAGSDGAVLAVVFGEHKESAFDTAGVDRLLVLDGHEFEGYSPEQRVHGLRAVDNQFRPRHWLLPDSRSGGGELGRRFAASLKERPATRVWQIKGNECIGRAGAGQEDLARTLPRLILAAVECADPVSETRHEVLPVELSTALARSLPRIEDLGAVAVDPGAIPMAEAEFIFSGGNGVKDWDLFHQTAAALGATEGASRVAVDDGFMARDRQVGASGIWVTARVYVAVGISGAIQHLQGIGACDKVVAINLDPGCDMIKRADLSVIGDSGDILRALIAAVQAHRNGAKRDAA
- a CDS encoding threonine aldolase family protein → MTDKSQQFASDNYSGICPEAWAAMELANQGHQRAYGDDEWTHRAADGFRKLFETDCEVFFAFNGTAANSLALSSLCQSYHSVICSETAHVETDECGAPEFFSNGSKLLTARTENGKLTPESIREIALKRQDIHYPKPRVVTLTQATEVGSVYTPDEIRAISATCKELGLNLHMDGARFSNACAFLGCSPADLTWKAGVDVLCFGGTKNGMAVGEAILFFNHKLAEDFDYRCKQAGQLASKMRFLSAPWVGLLENDAWLKHARHANHCAQLLSSLVADIPGVELMFPVQANGVFLQLSEPAIAALTAKGWRFYTFIGKGGARFMCAWDTEEERVRELAADIREVMGA
- a CDS encoding REP-associated tyrosine transposase, whose translation is MGRSRYVITEPEKPHFLTCTVMEWLPLFTRDYLVSHLLDCWRYQQNHHALNLYGYVVLENHLHFVAQAPDLSKCVSQFKSFTARTIIDDLHSKGAERVLQRLRFCRRAHKVDRVYQLWQEGSHAELVYSEAVMRQKLDYIHHNPVKRGYVDLAEHWRYSSARNYLGMEGLIDIQRWS
- a CDS encoding TraX family protein, whose amino-acid sequence is MHGTETIPLQRERDGALDLLKWLALLSMVLDHLRYVGLSLDGLYVPGRLAFPWFCLAIAANLQRVRDAPVTGQWRYLGWLLLFSVISEVPYRLFIDNADTLNVLPTLALGLLVARGWQQKTLFDRGLALIALLAGAVFSAQLMFGFFGVLLPLAMLLVFSRPWYFSVLPGLVCVAANQWQVLLNSGNLVAMLGLATCLIAPLAGLVLLRHAQGASPPAMRRWAYALYPAHFLLLLLLRKVIT
- the dgcB gene encoding dimethylglycine demethylation protein DgcB, with product MLNTLLPVLLFAAMGLAVLGALRRVNMWRRGRAAKVDLLGGLLAMPKRYMVDLHHVVARDKYIANTHVATALGFVLSALLAILVHGFGLHNRILGYALLLASVLMFVGATFVYLRRRNPPSRLSKGPWMRLPKSLMAFSVSFFLVTLPVAGLLPADFGGWLLAALLGVGVLWGVSEMFFGMTWGGPMKHAFAGALHLAWHRRAERFGGGRSTGLKPLDLADKNAPLGVEKPKDFTWNQLLGFDACVQCGKCEAACPAFAAGQPLNPKKLIQDMVVGLAGGTDAKFAGSPYPGKPVGEHGGNPHQPIVNGLVDAETLWSCTTCRACVEECPMMIEHVDAIVDMRRHLTLEKGATPNKGAEVLENLIATDNPGGFAPGGRMNWAADLNLPLLGDKQTTDVLFWVGDGAFDMRNQRTLRAFVKVLKAAKVDFAVLGLEERDSGDVARRLGDEATFQLLAARNIQTLAKYRFQRIVTCDPHSFHVLKNEYGAFDGNYQVQHHSTYMAELIDAGLLNLGQHKGNSVTYHDPCYLGRYNGEYEAPRQVLRALGIEIKEMQRSGFRSRCCGGGGGAPITDIPGKQRIPDMRMEDIRETGAELVAVGCPQCTAMLEGVVEPRPLIKDIAELVADALLEEAAPAKNTRVPAEVH
- the gbcB gene encoding glycine-betaine demethylase subunit GbcB; this encodes MSNSFLNPVTTQTWANGRHIVRCVKVIQETWDVRTFCFMADQPILFFFKPGQFVTLELEIDGQPIMRSYTISSSPSVPYSFSVTIKRVPGGKVSNWLHDTLHEGQELAVHGPVGLFNAIDFSNPKVLYLSGGVGITPVMSMARWYYDTNANVDMVFVHSARSPKDIIYHRELEHMASRIDNFSLHLICEKHGLGEPWAGYRGYLNQKMLELMVPDFLEREVFCCGPTPYMNAVKRLLEANGFDMSRYHEESFGATPPEARADAVEQAEQAADAPEIDLADLHQVEFISSGKSIRVAPGETVHAAAAKLGLLIPKACGMGICGTCKVMKLGGEVEMEHNGGITEEDEAEGYILSCCSVPKGDVRIEF
- the etfB gene encoding electron transfer flavoprotein subunit beta is translated as MTTHVISLVSIGAHPTSGRPRRAEQDARAVELGLQLAGDNLQVLHAGDIAEPTLRAYLGMGLAQLHVLEQPAGADALPVLGDYLRDTGAQVVLTGSQAETGEGSGMLPFLLAEQLGWPLIVGLAQVESIDSGVAQVLQALPRGQRRRLKVRLPFLATVDNAGPKPRQSAYGPAQRGVLQEHDVAVVDDELFTGAVLQPAKPRPKRLKVIKAKSGADRMKAATAKASGGGGQVLKGVSPEAGAEAILKLLIEEGVVR